A genomic window from Chlorobium phaeobacteroides DSM 266 includes:
- a CDS encoding DNA-3-methyladenine glycosylase, which produces MPIVPKHFFERPTLELAEKLLGKIFVRRISDTIRLKGRIVETEAYCGEFDEASHAWRGKTTRNSMMFNSPGMLYVYLAYGSHYMLNIVSEPENIPGAVLIRAMEPIDGLMFMKEQRGTALATSLLSGPGKLTQAFAIRGDCNGKDLFNNEFFLENAQDIPQNAMGSGSRVGITKSRQLQWRKYILNNPHVSKARGS; this is translated from the coding sequence ATGCCGATAGTGCCAAAACATTTCTTTGAACGCCCGACGCTTGAACTTGCGGAAAAACTCCTTGGAAAAATATTCGTTCGACGAATTTCGGACACTATCAGGCTGAAGGGAAGAATTGTTGAAACCGAAGCGTACTGCGGAGAATTCGACGAAGCCTCTCATGCATGGCGGGGAAAAACAACAAGAAACAGCATGATGTTCAACAGCCCCGGCATGCTCTATGTCTACCTTGCCTATGGCAGCCATTACATGCTCAATATCGTCAGCGAGCCTGAAAACATCCCCGGAGCCGTTCTGATCAGGGCAATGGAGCCGATTGACGGCCTGATGTTCATGAAGGAACAAAGAGGTACTGCTCTTGCAACCTCCCTGCTGAGCGGACCGGGCAAACTGACGCAGGCATTTGCAATCAGGGGCGATTGCAACGGCAAGGATCTGTTCAACAATGAGTTTTTCCTGGAAAACGCGCAGGATATCCCGCAAAACGCTATGGGAAGCGGCTCGCGGGTCGGCATAACAAAAAGCCGTCAGCTTCAGTGGCGAAAATATATTCTTAACAATCCCCATGTCTCGAAAGCAAGGGGTTCGTGA